In Sphingomonas profundi, the sequence AAGGACTGCGCCAGCTGCCACCGCCCGTTCGCCTGGCGCAAGAAGTGGGCGCGGGACTGGGAGCAGGTGAGATACTGCTCGGACCGCTGCCGCGCCGCCGGCGCGAAGA encodes:
- a CDS encoding DUF2256 domain-containing protein, which codes for MRSGATTHKKLNLPTKDCASCHRPFAWRKKWARDWEQVRYCSDRCRAAGAKTDPNAADR